One genomic segment of Penaeus monodon isolate SGIC_2016 chromosome 31, NSTDA_Pmon_1, whole genome shotgun sequence includes these proteins:
- the LOC119593035 gene encoding maltase A3-like, which yields MAMSLKRPQLEENLTAEKRHKIKRKKAPWWHSDIIYQVYPRSFCDSSGDGTGDLKGIASKADYLKELGVGTVWLSPIFSSPMADFGYDVANFTAIEPLFGTMDDFDALRAALHDRGLRLVLDFVPNHSSDEHEWFVKSRRKEEPYADYYIWADPKGFDEEGQPIPPNNWLSVFRGPAWTWAEERQQFYFHQFLAKQPDLNFRNQRVRDEMKNILKFWLDKGIDGFRIDAIKHLFEVADLSQDEPVAKNSGVEDPMDYGCLSHPFTVNQPETFEVVKEWRDIMDQYPEKLMMVEMWDRDIGEVMKYYGSDSVPLADFPFNFLLIDSFRNRSDLSGAALKDALDLWMDNMPEGKWPNWVLGNHDNGRVGSRFGEDLIDALNMLVLLLPGTPVTYYGEEIGMVDATVSWEETQDPQGRHYGREKYLEHSRDPARTPMQWDSSAFAGFTKGKSTWLPVNKNYKTLNVQAQSRADTSHLKIYKELARLRKREPFAGGRTAYPVVTREAFSVLRYLEGYESYLLVMNTSEEELEVDLHQHANMELPPTAEVVLRSVTDTAEATVPGSEVNLSELKLVAGEGLLLRFAEF from the exons GCATCGCGAGTAAGGCGGACTACCTGAAGGAGCTGGGCGTCGGCACGGTGTGGCTGAGTCCGATCTTCTCGTCGCCGATGGCTGACTTTGGCTACGACGTCGCCAACTTCACCGCCATCGAGCCGCTCTTCGGGACCATGGACGACTTCGACGCGCTCAGGGCGGCGCTGCACGACAGAG GCCTGCGGCTGGTGCTGGACTTCGTGCCGAACCACAGCAGCGACGAGCACGAGTGGTTCGTCAAGTCCAGGCGGAAGGAGGAGCCCTACGCGGACTACTACATCTGGGCGGACCCGAAGGGCTTCGACGAAGAGGGCCAGCCCATCCCGCCCAACAACTGG CTGAGTGTGTTCCGAGGGCCGGCGTGGACGTGGGCGGAGGAGCGGCAGCAGTTCTACTTCCATCAGTTTCTGGCCAAACAGCCCGACCTGAACTTCCGGAACCAGCGAGTGCGGGACGAGATGAAG AACATACTGAAATTCTGGTTGGACAAAGGAATTGACGGTTTCCGAATAGATGCCATAAAACACCTGTTCGAAGTGGCAG ACTTGAGCCAAGACGAACCAGTCGCGAAGAACTCAGGCGTGGAGGACCCCATGGACTACGGCTGCCTCAGTCACCCGTTCACAGTCAACCAGCCAGAGACCTTCGAGGTGGTCAAGGAGTGGAGGGACATCATGGACCAGTATCCAGAAAA GCTGATGATGGTCGAGATGTGGGACAGAGACATCGGCGAGGTGATGAAGTACTACGGGAGCGACAGCGTCCCCCTGGCGGACTTCCCGTTCAACTTCCTGCTGATCGACAGCTTCCGCAACCGGAGCGACCTGAGCGGCGCCGCCCTCAAGGACGCCCTCGACCTGTGGATGGACAACATGCCGGAGGGGAAGTGGCCCAACTGGGTG CTCGGCAACCACGACAACGGGCGCGTGGGGTCCCGCTTCGGCGAGGACCTGATCGACGCGCTCAACATGCTGGTCCTTCTGCTGCCGGGGACGCCCGTCACCTACTACGGGGAGGAGATCG GTATGGTAGACGCCACTGTGTCGTGGGAGGAGACGCAGGATCCCCAAGGGCGACACTACGGGCGTGAAAAGTACTTGGAACACAGCAGGGATCCAGCGAGAACGCCCATGCAGTGGGACAGCAGTGCCTTTGCTG gttttacaaAAGGGAAGAGTACATGGCTGCCTGTGAATAAGAACTACAAGACCCTCAACGTCCAGGCTCAGTCACGAGCAGACACGAGCCACTTAAAGATATACAAAGAGCTTGCTCGATTAAGAAAGCGGGAGCCCTTTGCAGGAGGACGGACTGCCTATCCCGTGGTCACCCGAGAAGCATTTTCGGTTTTGCG ATACCTTGAAGGCTACGAGAGCTACCTGCTGGTGATGAACACGTCGGAGGAGGAACTGGAGGTCGACCTCCACCAGCACGCCAACATGGAGCTTCCGCCGACGGCCGAGGTCGTCCTGCGCTCCGTCACGGACACGGCGGAGGCGACCGTCCCGGG GTCCGAGGTAAATTTGAGCGAATTAAAGCTTGTGGCAGGAGAAGGTTTATTATTGAGATTCGCagaattttga